In one window of Pseudoliparis swirei isolate HS2019 ecotype Mariana Trench chromosome 15, NWPU_hadal_v1, whole genome shotgun sequence DNA:
- the rab27b gene encoding ras-related protein Rab-27B: MTDGDYDYLIKLLALGDSGVGKTTFLYRYTDNKFNPKFITTVGIDFREKRVLYTAANPNGTTTGKTFKVHLQLWDTAGQERFRSLTTAFFRDAMGFLLMFDLTSQQSFLNVRNWMSQLQANAYCENPDIVLVGNKADLADQREVQEKQAKELADKYGIPYFETSAATGAEVDKAVLTLLDLVMKRMEQCVDKPPADPANGNGAAKLGNMQPDEKKCAC; this comes from the exons ATGACTGATGGGGATTATGACTACCTTATAAAGCTCCTTGCCCTAGGGGACTCCGGCGTGGGCAAGACCACCTTCCTGTACCGATACACAGACAACAAGTTCAACCCCAAGTTCATCACCACAGTCGGCATTGACTTCAGGGAAAAGAGAGTG tTGTACACAGCAGCCAACCCCAATGGGACGACGACGGGGAAGACCTTCAAGGTTCACCTTCAGCTCTGGGATACAGCCGGACAAGAGAG gTTCCGCAGCCTTACAACTGCGTTCTTCAGGGATGCCATGGGGTTCCTGCTGATGTTCGATCTCACCAGCCAGCAGAGCTTCCTCAATGTCAGAAACTGGATGA GCCAGCTCCAGGCCAATGCCTACTGTGAGAATCCAGATATTGTGTTGGTAGGAAACAAGGCCGACCTGGCCGACCAGCGGGAGGTTCAGGAGAAACAGGCCAAGGAGCTGGCTGATAAATACGg GATCCCGTACTTCGAGACAAGTGCAGCGACGGGGGCCGAGGTGGACAAGGCGGTGCTAACGCTGTTGGACCTGGTCATGAAGCGGATGGAGCAGTGCGTCGACAAGCCTCCTGCCGATCCAGCCAATGGGAACGGGGCTGCGAAGCTTGGCAATATGCAGCCCGATGAAAAGAAATGTGCATGCTAG